In one Balaenoptera musculus isolate JJ_BM4_2016_0621 chromosome 2, mBalMus1.pri.v3, whole genome shotgun sequence genomic region, the following are encoded:
- the LOC118890943 gene encoding neuronal vesicle trafficking-associated protein 1-like, whose protein sequence is MVKLGNNFAEKGTKQPLLEDGFDTIPLMTPLDVNQLQFPPLNKVVVKTKTEYEPDRKKGKARPPKIAEFTVSITEGVTERFKNTQCIPEGLESYYAEQDSNAREKFYTVINHYNLAKQSITRSVSPWLSVLSEEKLSEQKTEAAEKSA, encoded by the coding sequence ATGGTGAAGTTGGGGAACAATTTCGCGGAGAAGGGCACCAAGCAGCCGCTGCTGGAGGATGGCTTCGACACCATCCCCCTGATGACGCCCCTTGATGTCAATCAACTGCAGTTCCCGCCCCTGAATAAGGTGGTCGTGAAAACTAAGACTGAATATGAACCTGACCGCAAGAAAGGCAAAGCACGTCCTCCCAAGATAGCTGAGTTCACCGTCAGCATCACCGAGGGTGTTACCGAGAGGTTCAAGAACACTCAGTGCATCCCAGAAGGCTTAGAGAGCTACTATGCAGAGCAAGACTCCAACGCCCGGGAGAAATTTTACACCGTCATCAACCACTACAACCTGGCCAAGCAGAGCATCACCCGCTCGGTGTCGCCGTGGCTGTCAGTTCTGTCGGAAGAGAAGCTCTCAGAGCAGAAGACTGAggctgctgagaaatctgcttag